The DNA sequence CCGAGGCACTGACTCTCGGCTATCTGGCAGAGCGAGCGGGCGTGACCAAACCGGTAGTTTATGACCATTTTGGCACCCGCTCCGGCCTGCTGGCGGTGCTGTATCAGGATTACGACAACCGCCAAACGCTGGTGATGGACAAGGCATTGGAGGAAAGCGGCGAGCAGCTGGCAGATAAAGCGGCGGTGATTGCCAACTCTTATGTGGAGTGCGTGTTGAATCAAGGACGGGAAATTTCAGGCATCGTTTCTGCCCTGAGCGGCACGCCCGAGCTGGAAAAGATCAAATGTGAATACGAGTGCGGCTTTATCGAGAAGTGCCGGGGGATTTTAAGCCCCTACGTTACGCAAGGCGCGATCTCCATCGCCGGACTCTGGGCAATGCTCGGCGCCGCCGAAGCCCTGTCCAACGCCGCAGTGCGCCAACAAATCAGCGCCGAAGAAGCTAAGAATGAGTTAGTGGAGACGATTATGGGGCTGGTGGGTCGGTCAGGGTAAGGAGAGAGCGGTGCACAGCGCACATGAGTGAAAACAAGGAGAAATATAATGCGCACTCTATTGGTTTCCAAAAAAGGTAATAACCTCGAGACTGAGTTGAAAAATGAACCAAATGATGAGGTCCTGATCCCACAACCTGCTAAGCCAAGCTGGACCTCACTTTCAAAACATGAAAAGGCAGAAAAGGATTTTATAATTGAGCGCCAAGATGTGATTAAGTGACTGGCATTAAGTCTACAATAAGGACGCATTTTTAAGTCCTCCCTGTAGAGATAACTCCTCTTTATTCCCATCTTGAAGTCAGGCCGCATCCCTGCGGCCCTCCGTTTACGCCAAATCTAACAACTGATTCAACTGCTCGATTTGCTGTTGCCATTCCCGCTGTAGGGCGGGTTTTTGATGCTTAGGTTTGCGGGCCAAGTCCTCGGCCAGCTTGGTTTCGAGTTCGACTAGGGTGGCGAGCAGGCGCTCTTCCTCGCTGTCTGCTTTGAGAGGTGTCGCCTCTGGTTTTTCATCACCACTCGCGCTTGTCACAGGCACCGGCTTGTCCGCCAAGATGGCGTAGACAGGGGCCAGATCGTGCCACTCCTCTAAACGCTGCTGGTGGATAAGCCAGAATCGGTTGCAGCTCTGCTCAATCAAGGTGCGATCGTGGGAAACCAATAGCACAGCGCCCTCGAAGGTTTTCAGCGTTTCGGCCAACTCCTCTTTGCCTTCCATATCTAAATGGTTAGTCGGCTCATCGAGCAATAGCAGCGAGTAGTTTGCCAGCGTCAGGCCGATAAACAGCAGGCGCGAACGCTCGCCGCCGCTGAGGGTGCTGACCTTTTGCTGGTGGCGAAGATAAGGGAAACCCGCGCCAATTAGCGCCATTTTTCGCTGGTCCTCAGTCAGAGGGGCGAAAGGAGCCAGCGCGTCACTCAGCGAGTCGTCGTCACGCAACTGATGCAGGCTCTGGTCGTAATAACCCATCTGCACCTTGGGGTGGAAGACCATCCCCGGCTGCGGGCTTTCAGGGTGTTCGAAGGCTTGCCACAGGCTGCGGAGCAGGGAGGATTTTCCGCAGCCGTTGCGGCCCACCAGCGCCACGCGATCGCCACTTTTTACGCGGATTTCGTCCAGCTCGAACAGCACCGGCGCATCGTGGTCCGGGCGAACTTTCAGGTCGGTTAGCGCCAAAACCCGGTCGGCGGGCAGGGCTTCACCCATCAACTTCAACTGCCACTGGTTGCCTGCGGTGAGCTGAGTTTGATCATCCTTCATCCGGTCCACTTGCTTCTCCATTTGCTTGGCCTTGCGCGCCAGCTTCTCGTTGTCATACACGCTGCCCCAGATGGCTAACCGTTTGGCGCTTTTCGCCACCCGGTCAATTTCCTTCTGTTCAGCCTGATGGCGATGAGCATCGGCGGCGTCCTTCTCTTCAAGGGCCTGACGCGCCTGAGTGCAAGGTAAGCGAATGAATTGCAGCGTTTTGTCGCGCAGGATCCAGGTGCAGTTGGTGACGCTGTCTAGCAGGCTGCGGTCATGGGAAACCAGCACAAAGCTGCCGCCCCAGTTTTGCAGAAACTGCTCGAGCCACAGCAGCGTGGGCAGGTCCAAGTGGTTGCTCGGTTCATCCAGCAGCAGTAAATCCGGCTGGCGGATCAGCGCGCGGGCCAGCAGCAGGCGAGTATGCTGCCCGCCGCTGAGGGTTCCCGCCGTCAGTTCCCACGCCGATTCATCAAAGCCTAGCGTGGCGAGCAGCACTTCGGCCTGCCAGCGCTCGGGCTGATGCAGGCTGTCCGGCAAATGGTTAAGTACCGCCTCAAGCAGTGTGGAGTGCTGCAAGGTGGCGGGCAAGTGCTGCTCGACGGTGGCCATCAAACAGTGATTGGCAAGGGTGATGCTGCCGGAGCTGGCGGATAACGCGCCGCTGAGGATCTTCAGCAGGGTGCTTTTGCCGCAGCCGTTGTGACCAATCAGGCCGATGCGGTCGCCTTTTTTTAGGCTAAAGGTGATCTCAGCCAGCAATGGGCCGAAGGAATTGTCGTAGCCGACAGATTGTGCGGAAAGTAGTGTGCTCATGATGCTTACTCAGATTTTTAGGCATAGAAATGCCTATCGTCAAAAATCGCTGACGATAACCGGTAAGCCGGAGGGAAGTTCTCAGGTTGTTAGTTAGCTTCGCTCAAGCAGGTTATCGCAGCACGATACCGGTAACGCTTGAGCAGTGACGATCGCTAAGGACGAGCGAAATGAAAAACATTTCACGGGTCAGCATGGCAATCCTCCTTATATTTCGTTGGTGAATGAATAATCTGATTATATTGAAGAATCTTCGAATTAGTCTAACCTTTTATATCCCCTTCAAATTTCTAAACTTTCACTCAACCCCGCTTTTACTGGAGGAGTCCATGAGTTTTCTAGGATGGACAGCGGCCGTGGGTGGACTGCTGTTGCTAATGTCATTGGCATCGGGCTGGATCCATCGCAGCCCGGTGACCACCTTTGGTTTGTACCTTGCCGCTGGCGTGGCCTGCGGCCCGTGGGTGCTGGATTTGCTGCACATTGATATGGTGGCGCATTCAGAACTCACCGGCCGATTGACCGAAATCGCCATGGCGGCCTCTCTGTTTATCACCGGCTTGAAGCTGCGCATGCCGTTTCGCAATCACGGTTGGCGAATGGGCGTCAGGCTGGCGTTCCCCGGTATGTTGATAACCGTTGCGGGCGTGATGCTGGTGGCGCACTACCTGTTTGGCCTGTCGTGGCCGATAGCTCTGGCGCTCGGGGCCATCGTCGCGCCTACTGACCCGGTGCTGGCGAGCCTGATTTCAGTCAATAACGCCAGCGATGACGACAATCTGCGCGTTTCGTTGTCCAGCGAGGCGGGCATGAATGACGGTTCAGCCCTGCCGATTTTGATGCTGGCGCTACTCATTATGAATTCACCCGAGCCGCTGAGCTGGTTGCAAATCGGCCACTGGGCCTTGGTGGACGTACTGTGGGCGCTGCTCGGCGGCTTGGGTATTGGCTATCTGCTCGGCCGCTTGATTGGCCTGCTCGCCACGCGCCTGAGAAGCGTACAGGGTGATATCGCGCCGAGTGACTTTATCGCGCTGTCTTTAATTGCCCTGAGCTATGCCGCGGCGCAAAGCGTGGACGCCTCAGGCTTCCTCGCCGCCTTCGCCGCTGGGGTCGGGCTGCGCGCCGCCGAGCTGCGGATTGTGAACCTGCATCCGCCGGAAAATATGGATGAAGACCAGCGTTATCGCCCGGCCGAAGAGTTGGTGAACCCGCACATCCGCCACGCCTTCTCTGACAGTGGCCCGGCCAAGTCAGTGGGGCTGATGGTGGGCGACGCGCTCTCCTTCGGCGATACCATTGAGCGGTTGTTCGCCGCCACGATTATCGTGGTGCTGGGCATTACCCTTTCCCAGCATTGGGACCCGGCGGGCCTGCTGATGGCGGCGATCCTGTTTGTGGTCATCCGCCCACTGTCGGTCTATCTGGCGACCATCGGCAGCGGCGCGCCGCGCGCCCGACGGCTGATGATTGGCTGGCTGGGGATCCGCGGTATTGGCAGTATCAACTACATCGCCTATGCCTACACCCACGGCATTGGTGGCCTGGAGGCGGAGCGCATGGGTGATATCGCCTTCACCCTGATTGTCGCCAGCGTGCTGGTACACGGGTTGACCGTCACCCCGCTGCTGAACTGGCGTCAGGGGCGACAGCTCGCCCGAGCCGAACGTGCTAAACAGCAGGATGAGCAATAGCGTCGGCGAGTACATGTGATAATTTATCAGGCTGAATTTCCCGCAGGGCGCGGGCTAGCTTCCACAGGTACATAAGGCATGATGGTGATTAAATGGGTTCCCCTGTGTATTGTCTGCATCCTCTTTCTGTCGTTGGGGTGCAGTTACGTTAAAAGCTCGCAGGGCAAAGAGCAGCAGGCGGTGGGCGGCGATTGGTCTACCGCGCGCCGCGATTCTGCGGGTATTGCCCCCAACCCGGTACAGCTGAAAAGCACCGCGATTATCCAGATTTACGCCGCGCCGACCTATGGCTGGCGCGGGCTGGTGGCGGTGCATCCGTGGATCATCTATAAACGGGCGGGCGATACCCAGTTCACCCGTTATGACGTGGTGAGCTGGGGTAGCAGCAACGTGGTTCGCCGCGATTACGCGATCCCCGACGGCTACTGGTTTGGTTCTAAGCCTAAACTGCTGGCCGATCGCCGTGGAGAACTGGCTGAAACGCTGATCCCACAGATTGAGGCGGCGATAAAAAGCTACCCTTATCCGCACACTTATCACGCCTGGCCGGGACCAAACAGCAACACCTTCATGGCACACATTGGCCGCGAAGTCCCGGCGCTCAAGCTAGATATGCCGTCGAATGCCATCGGCAAAGACTACCGTGGTCTGACTAACCCGATCGGCTTGCCGCCGTCGGGGCGTGGCTTGCAGGTCTCAGTGCTCGGCGTTCTCGGCTTTACGCTGGGGGTAGAAGAGGGGGTTGAAGTCAATCTGCTAGGGCTGAACCTTGGCGTTGATATCAAATCTCCGGCGCTGCGCCTGCCTTTTGTCGGGCGTGTAGGCTTTGATAACCCCGGCGCGGCTGAGTTATAAAATCACAAAACTGACCGGGAGATTTGACAGCGGAAAACCGCCTGTTTTATAGTCACCCGGTCTTTTCACATCTCAATGAGGTATTCGTCCAATGCGCAATTAATGCCCACCGCCACCCTCGGCGGCTCTCTTGCAACTCCCCCGTGGCGTTGTTTTGGTGCATTAATTTTAAGGTTATCGCATGACGAATCCTATTCTAACGCTGGACCGCGTCTCTTTGGTTTTACCCAACGGCACGCCGCTTTTCACCGACATCACCGAGCAATTTGATCACCGCCACACCGGGCTGGTGGGGCGCAATGGCGTGGGTAAAAGCCTGCTGGCGCAGCTGTTGGCCGGGCTGCTCGCGCCTTCTTCCGGCCAGTGCCACTGTTCCGGTAAAGTCAGGTATCTGGCGCAGCACCTTACCCCTGAAAAATATGCCAATGTCGCGGCGCTGGCGGGCTTTGAGAACACCCTTGCCGCGTTACTGCGTATTGAGACGGGAAGCGTCGATCCAGCCGATTTCGAGCAGGTCGGCGATGACTGGGATATCCGCCAGCGGCTACATACCCAGCTGGAATCCGCCGGATTGGGCTATCTTTCGCCAGAGTCGCCGGTCAGCCAACTTAGCGGCGGCGTAGCGCTGATTGGGGCGACGCTCTCAGACGCCGATTTCCTCATTCTTGATGAGCCGACCAACCACCTCGACGGCCCCAGCCGACGCGTGCTGATGCAACAATTGCAAAACTGGACCGGCGGATTAGTGGTGATAAGCCACGACCGCGCGCTGCTGCAGCAGATGGCGCGCATCGTCGAGTTGTCTTCACTGGGTTTGCGCAGCTATGGCGGCAATTACGCCTTTTACCAGCAGGCGAAAGCGCAGGAGGCTGCCGCCGCCGCGCAGAAGCTGGAGAGGCTCAAAGTCGAGCGAAAACGGGAGGAATTGGCCTTGCGCGACCAGCGTGAAAAGCTCGAGAAACGCCAGTCACGCGGCGATCGCCGTGGCAAAGAGGCCAATCAAGCCAAGATATTGCTGGGGAGGCAAAAAGGGCGCAGCGAGGCTTCGGCGGGGAAGTTACACAAGCAGCAACTTGAAGCGCGGGCGCACCTCAGCCAGCAGGTCCAAGAGGCGGCGAAACACCTCGAGGCGGCGGCGCATATTGCCATGCATTCCGACTCGCTCAAGGCTACTACTGCTCAAAAGGTGGCTGCACTGACCGAGGTCACGCTGCCCTTTGTCACACCGCCATTCGACCAGATCACCTTGGCCATTAGCGGCGGCCAGCGAATTGGCGTGGTTGGCCCGAATGGCTGTGGTAAATCGACCCTGCTGAAAGTGCTGGCGGGCCTGCTGCCGCCGGTCTCTGGCCTGCGCGAGGCATGGGCGAAAATGGCTTATCTTGACCAGCAGCTCTCCAGCCTTGATCCACATCGAACGATCCTCGAGCAGTTACTTGAGGTGAATAGCATCGCCGGGGAATCTCAGCTGCGTATGCAGCTCGCCCAGCTAGGGCTAGACGCTAGCCGGGTGCTACTGCCCTGCGCGCAACTCAGCGGCGGCGAGCAGCTCAAAGCCGCGCTGGCTAAGGTGATTTATGCCGATCCATCCGCCGATTGCCTGCTGCTCGACGAGCCAAGCAACCATCTGGATCTTCCCTCTCTGGCTGCACTTGAGGCGCTGCTCAATCAGTATCAGGGAACGCTGCTGGTGGTGTCGCACGACGAGGCGTTTCTGGCGCAGCTTGGACTTACCCATTGGCTGGTGGCGTGGGAGAAGGGTTGGGAACTTCTTCATCATCGACATTCTGTATGACATTCATATTTATACGCAATTTGACTGATACATTTATGGCGAGATAGTTTTTAATGATAACCAAACCAAAATCTATTGGAGTCGTGAATGAGCAATATCAGCGTTGAGTATGTCGATTATCAGGTTGCAGGGCAGGATTTTCAGGGCTGTCTGGTGTTCCCAAAAGGGGCCAAAAACCAGCCGGGCGTTTTGTTAGCGCCAAACTGGATGGGCGTGGCCGACGTGGCTATCGACGCCGCGAAATCCGTGGCTGAAAAAGGCTATGTGGTGTTCGTCGCTGACCTGTACGGCGCGAAGGTTCGCCCAACCAATGGTGATGAAGCGGCCGCGGCGATGATGGCGGTGAAAGACCAGCCCGCCGAGCGTCAACGCATGCAAGGCGCGCTTGACGCGCTGCTGGCCCAACAACATGCGCCATTGAACGTCGCAAAAGTGGCGGCTATTGGTTTCTGCTTCGGCGGCCACTGCGTGCTCGAACTGGCCCGCAGCGGTGCTAAACTCAACGCCTTCGTGACGTTCCACGGCGGGCTAGATACCCAAGACACCGACGGCGCGAAGAACATCAGCGGCTCCGTGCTGGTGCTCAATGGCGCAGAAGATCCCCTGATCCCAGCAGAGCAGATCGCCGGATTTGTCGAAGAGATGAAAGGCCATAACGTTGATTGGCAGCTCATTAACTACGGCGGCGCGGTTCACTCCTTCACCGACCCAACCGCCAACGTTCCCGGCATGAGCCAGTACAATGAGAAAGTCACCCACCGCGCCTTCGCTCAAATGTACCAACTGTTTACTGACGTGCTGTAAGGTTTGATGCCTAACCCATTTCCAAGCCTTATTGGTAATGGGCTAAATATCAGCAATATAACTCCAGTTATTGCCTCGTAATTCTGCTTTCCCACCTAAAGCGCATTTCAAGTATCGTCTATTTACTATGCAGTGGAGGATTGATGTTATAAGTTGTAGCTTATATTTTGCTTTTGAATGTGAGCGTTAGCCCTGTGCTGACCGCCACTTAGCTCTCCTTGAGGTGAAAAAATGAAAACATTACGTGAAGCTATCGCTGCCCGTTCGCCAGAGAGCCAGGCTCGCATTAAAGAGATAGCGGATGAAATGATTCTGGAAACCGGTTTGCAGCTGCTGCGTGAAGAGATGCAGGTCTCACAGAAGAAACTGGCGGAATTAATGGGCGTCAGTCAGCCCGCCATAACCCAGATAGAGCAAAGAGGTAATGACGTAAAACTGGCTACTCTCAAACGATATATTGAGGCCATGGGCGGAAAGTTGAGCCTGACCGTTGAATTGCCTGAAGGCGTGGGGCGGGTGTTTCATATCTGATAGATTCTCCTTTCAGCCATCTAATCAGGGATAAGGTTATTTATGAAAACTGTAGAGATATTGTAGTACACGTTAAAAGCAGGGACGGGCCATCGTTTTCATAAGATCATGGTTGAGCAGAGCAGCCCTCTTCAAGGTTGGTGATGAGAACAGCCCCATTGGGGGGCTGTTTCTAATGTGCCGTCTGCGCCTGAGTGTGGGACGACGGCACAACGTTTGAAAGATCGACTCTTTCCCGGGCTTTGCTGAGGTCATACGTTGCCTGCATTGCCAGCCAAAGGCGGGCCGCGATACCTAGCCCCACTTCGAGTCGTAATGCCATTTCGGGAGTAATTGCTGTTTTACCCGCCGCGGCCTTGCTCAAGGCTGAGGGAGATACGCCCAAATCTTTCGCCAATGAGCGAAGCGAGATCCCGTAATCCTCAAGATATTCAGTGATCAAGCCGCCCGGATGCGGAGGGGTGAGCATAGCCATTAGTGATAATCCTTTAAAATAAGTTTTCCAGAATGGCTATGATGACACCTGTTTCCCAAAAAGAAACACTTTCTACCAAATTGCTATCTTCTCCATAAATCCACAAAAAAACCCGCCGAAGCGGGTTTTTTTTAAGACTCAGTACAACCTACTTGCCAATTTCTGACATGACTTTCACGTCGGTCTGGGCGATTTGGCGCTCTTTCCCCCAGGCATCCTTGTACTTGATTAGCCCGGTATCCCGGTCAACTCTTGGTTTGCCTTCGCTGACTATCGTTCGCCCATCGTTGGTTTGAATGGCGTAATTGCTAGAACAGCCTGCGAGTAAGGCGGTAAGAACTAACGCTGATGCAACTAGATAACGTCTCTTCATAACTCACTCCTTGTTGTTAAGTCTGTATAAGGTTTAGCACAGCTTAAGAAATGAGCCAGATAATCGGGTGATTTATCCTGAAGTTTTCGACACCGCGCCAGAGAACTGGCTAAACGCCGAGGGTGGCTGACCGAGCATTTTGCGGAACATGGTTGAGAAAGCCGCCGGGCTGTCATAACCCATGTCTAGCGCAATAGTGGTAATGGGTACTCCCGCGGCGAGCCTGGAAAGTGCCAACACCACGCAGACCCTCTGTCGCCATTGCAGGAAAGACATGCCGGTTTCGGCCCGAAATTGGCGGTTAAAGGTGCGCTCACTGATGTGCAGCACCTCTGCCCAGTGGCTGGGAAGGGTGTGGATATTCGGCTGCTGAAGAAACCCCTGACACAGCTTCGCTAGCGCAGTTTGGCGCGGAAAGGGGATATGCAGCGGCAGGGTGGGCGCACGAGTGATCTCATGCATCATCAGGTTGACCAGCGCACCGTCCCGGCCAGAGGTGGCGTATTCCAACGGCATATCCACGGCATCCAATAGCAGCTGGCGCAAAAGCGGGGGAATGGCGATCACTTCGCACTGCTCGCCGTTTCTGGGGGCGGCGGAAGGTTCGATATACAGGCTGCGCGTGCTAACGCCGAGCATCACCACTTTGTGTGGCGTTTCGGCGGGTATCCACACCGCGCTTTGCTGCGGCACCACCCAGCTACCGATCTGCGTAGAGACCTCCATCACGCCCGGCGCGCCGTAGAGCAGCTGAGCACGGCGATGGCTGTGCCAGGCCAGTTGAGTACCGTAGGCGTAGTCTGTGCGGATGGCAACCACCGGGCGCGGAGTGGCATCCAGCTGATTAATCGAAACGTTGTGCACGCAGAGTTCTCATA is a window from the Ewingella sp. CoE-038-23 genome containing:
- a CDS encoding ABC-F family ATP-binding cassette domain-containing protein, giving the protein MTNPILTLDRVSLVLPNGTPLFTDITEQFDHRHTGLVGRNGVGKSLLAQLLAGLLAPSSGQCHCSGKVRYLAQHLTPEKYANVAALAGFENTLAALLRIETGSVDPADFEQVGDDWDIRQRLHTQLESAGLGYLSPESPVSQLSGGVALIGATLSDADFLILDEPTNHLDGPSRRVLMQQLQNWTGGLVVISHDRALLQQMARIVELSSLGLRSYGGNYAFYQQAKAQEAAAAAQKLERLKVERKREELALRDQREKLEKRQSRGDRRGKEANQAKILLGRQKGRSEASAGKLHKQQLEARAHLSQQVQEAAKHLEAAAHIAMHSDSLKATTAQKVAALTEVTLPFVTPPFDQITLAISGGQRIGVVGPNGCGKSTLLKVLAGLLPPVSGLREAWAKMAYLDQQLSSLDPHRTILEQLLEVNSIAGESQLRMQLAQLGLDASRVLLPCAQLSGGEQLKAALAKVIYADPSADCLLLDEPSNHLDLPSLAALEALLNQYQGTLLVVSHDEAFLAQLGLTHWLVAWEKGWELLHHRHSV
- a CDS encoding TetR/AcrR family transcriptional regulator, yielding MASSRPRIRLSREDRYLQLVSVAWAIIREEGTEALTLGYLAERAGVTKPVVYDHFGTRSGLLAVLYQDYDNRQTLVMDKALEESGEQLADKAAVIANSYVECVLNQGREISGIVSALSGTPELEKIKCEYECGFIEKCRGILSPYVTQGAISIAGLWAMLGAAEALSNAAVRQQISAEEAKNELVETIMGLVGRSG
- a CDS encoding AraC family transcriptional regulator produces the protein MHNVSINQLDATPRPVVAIRTDYAYGTQLAWHSHRRAQLLYGAPGVMEVSTQIGSWVVPQQSAVWIPAETPHKVVMLGVSTRSLYIEPSAAPRNGEQCEVIAIPPLLRQLLLDAVDMPLEYATSGRDGALVNLMMHEITRAPTLPLHIPFPRQTALAKLCQGFLQQPNIHTLPSHWAEVLHISERTFNRQFRAETGMSFLQWRQRVCVVLALSRLAAGVPITTIALDMGYDSPAAFSTMFRKMLGQPPSAFSQFSGAVSKTSG
- a CDS encoding dienelactone hydrolase family protein; this encodes MSNISVEYVDYQVAGQDFQGCLVFPKGAKNQPGVLLAPNWMGVADVAIDAAKSVAEKGYVVFVADLYGAKVRPTNGDEAAAAMMAVKDQPAERQRMQGALDALLAQQHAPLNVAKVAAIGFCFGGHCVLELARSGAKLNAFVTFHGGLDTQDTDGAKNISGSVLVLNGAEDPLIPAEQIAGFVEEMKGHNVDWQLINYGGAVHSFTDPTANVPGMSQYNEKVTHRAFAQMYQLFTDVL
- a CDS encoding DUF3750 domain-containing protein; this encodes MMVIKWVPLCIVCILFLSLGCSYVKSSQGKEQQAVGGDWSTARRDSAGIAPNPVQLKSTAIIQIYAAPTYGWRGLVAVHPWIIYKRAGDTQFTRYDVVSWGSSNVVRRDYAIPDGYWFGSKPKLLADRRGELAETLIPQIEAAIKSYPYPHTYHAWPGPNSNTFMAHIGREVPALKLDMPSNAIGKDYRGLTNPIGLPPSGRGLQVSVLGVLGFTLGVEEGVEVNLLGLNLGVDIKSPALRLPFVGRVGFDNPGAAEL
- a CDS encoding YgdI/YgdR family lipoprotein encodes the protein MKRRYLVASALVLTALLAGCSSNYAIQTNDGRTIVSEGKPRVDRDTGLIKYKDAWGKERQIAQTDVKVMSEIGK
- a CDS encoding HigA family addiction module antitoxin → MAMLTPPHPGGLITEYLEDYGISLRSLAKDLGVSPSALSKAAAGKTAITPEMALRLEVGLGIAARLWLAMQATYDLSKARERVDLSNVVPSSHTQAQTAH
- a CDS encoding ABC-F family ATP-binding cassette domain-containing protein — protein: MSTLLSAQSVGYDNSFGPLLAEITFSLKKGDRIGLIGHNGCGKSTLLKILSGALSASSGSITLANHCLMATVEQHLPATLQHSTLLEAVLNHLPDSLHQPERWQAEVLLATLGFDESAWELTAGTLSGGQHTRLLLARALIRQPDLLLLDEPSNHLDLPTLLWLEQFLQNWGGSFVLVSHDRSLLDSVTNCTWILRDKTLQFIRLPCTQARQALEEKDAADAHRHQAEQKEIDRVAKSAKRLAIWGSVYDNEKLARKAKQMEKQVDRMKDDQTQLTAGNQWQLKLMGEALPADRVLALTDLKVRPDHDAPVLFELDEIRVKSGDRVALVGRNGCGKSSLLRSLWQAFEHPESPQPGMVFHPKVQMGYYDQSLHQLRDDDSLSDALAPFAPLTEDQRKMALIGAGFPYLRHQQKVSTLSGGERSRLLFIGLTLANYSLLLLDEPTNHLDMEGKEELAETLKTFEGAVLLVSHDRTLIEQSCNRFWLIHQQRLEEWHDLAPVYAILADKPVPVTSASGDEKPEATPLKADSEEERLLATLVELETKLAEDLARKPKHQKPALQREWQQQIEQLNQLLDLA
- a CDS encoding helix-turn-helix domain-containing protein, whose protein sequence is MKTLREAIAARSPESQARIKEIADEMILETGLQLLREEMQVSQKKLAELMGVSQPAITQIEQRGNDVKLATLKRYIEAMGGKLSLTVELPEGVGRVFHI
- a CDS encoding cation:proton antiporter, coding for MSFLGWTAAVGGLLLLMSLASGWIHRSPVTTFGLYLAAGVACGPWVLDLLHIDMVAHSELTGRLTEIAMAASLFITGLKLRMPFRNHGWRMGVRLAFPGMLITVAGVMLVAHYLFGLSWPIALALGAIVAPTDPVLASLISVNNASDDDNLRVSLSSEAGMNDGSALPILMLALLIMNSPEPLSWLQIGHWALVDVLWALLGGLGIGYLLGRLIGLLATRLRSVQGDIAPSDFIALSLIALSYAAAQSVDASGFLAAFAAGVGLRAAELRIVNLHPPENMDEDQRYRPAEELVNPHIRHAFSDSGPAKSVGLMVGDALSFGDTIERLFAATIIVVLGITLSQHWDPAGLLMAAILFVVIRPLSVYLATIGSGAPRARRLMIGWLGIRGIGSINYIAYAYTHGIGGLEAERMGDIAFTLIVASVLVHGLTVTPLLNWRQGRQLARAERAKQQDEQ